From a region of the Hippopotamus amphibius kiboko isolate mHipAmp2 chromosome 3, mHipAmp2.hap2, whole genome shotgun sequence genome:
- the FGA gene encoding fibrinogen alpha chain, translating to MLSVRVVCLVLSVVGGVQAADKAEGEFIAEGGGVRGPRIVDKPQSACKESGWPFCSDEDWNYKCPSGCRMKGLIDEVNQDFTNRINKLKNSLFDYQKNNKDSNTLTRNIVDILRGDFASANNKDNTFGQVSEDLRSRIEILKRKVIEQAQHIHILQKNVRDQLIEMKQLAVDIDIKIRSCKGSCSRALDHRVDLEDYKNQQKQLEQVIAIDLFPARDTEYLPLIKMKQVPGLIAKEYKSQIPEVIPEWKAVLEMQQTKMVLESSGGDGHTRGDTTPHGTGLTPESPRKHGTGSAGNVNPGSYGPGGAGTWKPGRPEPGSAGTWSSGHPEPGSAGTWSSGHPEPGSAGTWSSGRPEPGSAGTWSSGRPEPGSAGTWSSGRPEPGSAGTWSSGRPEPGSAGTWSSGRPEPGSAGTWSSGRPEPGSAGTWSSGRPEPGSAGTWSSGRPEPGSSGTWSSGSSGSGNFRPDGSVQGNLRPSNPDWGSFKEVSGSVSSGTKEEAHTGKLVTTKGEKELLTGSEKVTSGQITTRRSCSKTITKTVTNAEGHTETTKEVINSEDGSGCDDAGLDLHHTLSGRGSLDEFFSKHDEFFPPLRQLHPTGSESDISGVGGLGFHLPEVPSSGKTSSHSKQFVSSSTTINRGGSTFESKGYKITDEAESEEDLGFKGAHATKRDQAKVRFSRDCYDVLQTHPSGAQSGIFNIKLPGSSKIFSVYCDQETGLGGWLLIQQRMDGSLNFNRTWQDYKKGFGSLNDKGEGEFWLGNEHLHLLTLRGSVLRVELEDWAGKGAYAEYHLRVGSEAEGYALQVSSYEGTAGDALIEGSVEEGTEYTSHAGMQFSTFDRDADKWEDNCAEVYGGGWWYNNCQAANLNGIYYPGGSYDPRDNNPYEIENGVVWVPFRGADYSLRAVRMKIRPLVTA from the exons ATGTTGTCCGTGAGGGTGGTCTGCCTGGTCCTGAGTGTGGTGGGCGGAGTTCAG GCGGCAGATAAGGCTGAAGGTGAATTTATCGCTGAAGGAGGAGGTGTGCGTGGCCCAAGAATTGTGGATAAACCTCAATCTGCCTGCAAAGAGTCTGGCTGGCCCTTCTGCTCTGATGAAGACTGG AACTACAAATGCCCTTCAGGCTGCAGGATGAAAGGGTTGATTGATGAAGTCAATCAAGATTTtacaaacagaataaataaactaaaaaattcacTCTTTGATTATCAGAAGAACAATAAGGACTCTAACACACTGACCAGGAACATAGTGGATATTTTGAGAGGGGATTTTGCCAGCGCTAACA ACAAGGATAATACATTTGGCCAAGTGTCAGAAGATCTGAGAAGCAGAATTGAGATCCTGAAGCGCAAAGTTATAGAACAAGCACAGCATATCCACATTCTGCAGAAAAATGTCAGGGATCAGCTGATAGAAATGAAACAACTGGCG GTGGACATTGATATTAAGATCCGATCTTGCAAAGGGTCATGCAGTAGGGCTTTAGACCACAGGGTAGATCTTGAGGACTATAAAAATCAGCAGAAGCAACTTGAACAGGTTATTGCCATAGACTTATTTCCTGCTAGAGATACTGAATACTTACCACTGATAAAAATGAAGCAAGTTCCAGGCCTGATTGCCAAAGAGTACAAGAGCCAGATTCCGGAGGTTATCCCAGAGTGGAAGGCAGTGCTGGAAATGCAGCAGACCAAAATGGTGTTAGAGTCATCTGGTGGAGATGGGCACACCAGAGGAGACACTACACCTCATGGAACAGGCTTAACACCAGAAAGCCCCAGGAAACATGGAACCGGTAGTGCTGGAAATGTGAACCCTGGGAGCTACGGACCTGGAGGTGCTGGCACCTGGAAACCTGGACGCCCTGAGCCCGGAAGTGCTGGCACCTGGAGCTCTGGACACCCTGAGCCCGGAAGTGCTGGCACCTGGAGCTCTGGACACCCTGAGCCCGGAAGTGCTGGCACCTGGAGCTCTGGACGCCCTGAGCCCGGAAGTGCTGGCACCTGGAGCTCTGGACGCCCTGAGCCCGGAAGTGCTGGCACCTGGAGCTCTGGACGCCCTGAGCCCGGAAGTGCTGGCACCTGGAGCTCTGGACGCCCTGAGCCCGGAAGTGCTGGCACCTGGAGCTCTGGACGCCCTGAGCCCGGAAGTGCTGGCACCTGGAGCTCTGGACGCCCTGAGCCCGGAAGTGCTGGCACCTGGAGCTCTGGGCGCCCTGAGCCCGGAAGTGCTGGCACCTGGAGCTCTGGGCGCCCTGAGCCTGGAAGTTCTGGCACCTGGAGTTCTGGAAGTTCTGGATCTGGAAATTTTAGGCCAGATGGCTCAGTGCAAGGGAACCTCAGGCCTTCCAACCCAGACTGGGGCTCATTTAAAGAGGTGTCTGGAAGTGTAAGTTCAGGGACAAAGGAAGAGGCCCACACAGGTAAACTGGTCACTActaaaggggagaaagagcttcTGACTGGAAGTGAGAAGGTCACCTCTGGTCAAATAACCACTCGTCGTTCATGCTCTAAAACCATTACAAAGACTGTTACAAATGCCGAAGGTCACACAGAAACGACCAAAGAAGTGATAAACTCTGAAGATGGTTCTGGCTGTGATGATGCAGGTTTAGACTTGCACCATACTTTGTCTGGCAGGGGTAGCCTAGATGAATTCTTTAGTAAGCATGATGAATTTTTCCCCCCTTTAAGACAGTTGCATCCTACGGGATCAGAATCTGACATTTCAGGCGTAGGGGGACTCGGCTTTCACCTCCCTGAGGTCCCTTCCAGTGGTAAAACTTCAAGTCACAGCAAACAATTTGTAAGCTCTAGCACGACTATCAACAGAGGAGGCTCCACATTTGAAAGCAAGGGCTATAAAATAACAGATGAGGCTGAAAGTGAAGAGGACCTTGGCTTCAAAGGAGCACATGCCACCAAGAGAGACCAGGCTAAAGTTCGCTTTTCTAGAG actgtTATGATGTCCTCCAAACACATCCTTCAGGTGCCCAAAGTGGCATTTTCAATATCAAGCTACCAGGATCCAGTAagattttttctgtttattgcgATCAAGAGACCGGTTTGGGAGGATGGCTTTTGATCCAGCAAAGAATGGATGGTTCACTGAATTTTAACCGGACCTGGCAAGACTACAAGAAAGGTTTCGGCAGCCTAAATGACAAGGGAGAAGGAGAATTCTGGCTAGGCAATGAACACCTCCACTTACTAACCTTGAGAGGCTCTGTCCTTCGGGTTGAATTAGAAGACTGGGCTGGGAAAGGGGCTTACGCAGAATATCACTTGAGGGTAGGCTCTGAGGCAGAAGGCTATGCCCTGCAGGTCTCCTCCTATGAGGGCACAGCAGGTGATGCTTTGATTGAGGGTTCCGTGGAGGAAGGGACAGAGTACACATCTCACGCCGGCATGCAGTTCAGCACCTTCGACAGGGATGCAGATAAGTGGGAAGACAACTGTGCTGAAGTCTACGGAGGAGGCTGGTGGTACAACAACTGCCAAGCGGCCAATCTCAATGGCATCTACTACCCTGGGGGCTCCTATGACCCCAGGGACAACAATCCCTATGAGATTGAGAACGGAGTGGTCTGGGTCCCTTTCAGAGGTGCAGATTATTCCCTCAGGGCTGTTCGCATGAAAATCCGGCCCCTCGTGACAGCATAG